One window of the Camarhynchus parvulus chromosome 2, STF_HiC, whole genome shotgun sequence genome contains the following:
- the FAM8A1 gene encoding protein FAM8A1: MEEVAERGRAGAGAAAMAGGGSPAGDEAVNAASSPPPCSPPEGGGTKPLSAAEYARRVHQWLWDSYCGYLGWQGCPPAFLAAAAAAAAAQPPPPAAAAYYSPFYLFAPPPAHTASAGTGPRAPSAATPAWPGAAGAVSPVPRAASGSAASSSGSGASRDTGRPAGREFLIPSLAHRFIAEMVDFFILFFIKATIILSIMHLSGIKDISKFAMHYIIEEIDEDTSMEDLQKMMIVALIYRLLVCFYEIICIWGAGGATPGKFLLGLRVVTCETSVLIAPSRVLVIPSSNVSMTTSTVRALIKNFSIASFFPAFITLLFFQHNRTAYDIVAGTIVVRRNGVR, encoded by the exons ATGGAGGAGGTGGCGGAGCGCGGCCGGGCTGGCGCTGGGGCGGCGGCGATGGCGGGGGGCGGCAGCCCCGCCGGAGATGAAGCAGTCAACGCCGCGTCTTCGCCACCGCCGTGCTCCCCTCCGGAGGGCGGCGGGACGAAGCCACTGAGTGCAGCGGAGTACGCGCGGCGCGTACACCAGTGGCTGTGGGATTCGTACTGCGGGtacctgggctggcagggctgcccgCCCGCCTtcctcgccgccgccgccgccgctgccgccgcgcAGCcacccccgcccgccgccgctgcctACTACAGCCCCTTCTACCTCTTCGCTCCGCCGCCGGCACACACGGCCTCCGCCGGGACGGGGCCCCGCGCCCCCTCCGCTGCCACCCCAGCCtggccgggagcggcgggcgcgGTGTCCCCCGTGCCCAGGGCGGCCTCCGGCAGCGCCgccagcagcagcggcagcggcgCCTCCAGGGACACGGGGCGGCCGGCGG GTCGGGAATTCCTTATCCCTTCACTGGCACACAGGTTCATAGCAGAGatggtggatttttttattctgttctttatAAAGGCAACCATCATTTTAAGTATTATGCACCTCAGTGGAATAAA GGACATCTCTAAATTTGCCATGCATTACATCATAGAAGAAATAGATGAAGATACATCCATGGAAGATTTGCAGAAAATGATGATAGTAGCTCTCATCTACAGGTTATTAGTCTGCTTTTATGAG ATAATCTGTATTTGGGGAGCAGGTGGAGCAACCCCAGGGAAATTCTTGCTTGGACTGCGAGTTGTGACGTGTGAAACTTCTGTCCTTATTGCACCCAGCCGTGTGTTAGTCATTCCATCCTCTAATGTCAGCATGACAAC GTCCACAGTACGAGCTTTGATCAAGAATTTTTCTATTGCATCATTTTTTCCTGCGTTCATTACACTGCTGTTTTTCCAGCATAACAGAACCGCCTATGATATTGTAGCAGGAACTATTGTGGTCAGAAGAAATGGAGTCAGATGA